A stretch of the Osmerus eperlanus chromosome 10, fOsmEpe2.1, whole genome shotgun sequence genome encodes the following:
- the LOC134028396 gene encoding cleavage and polyadenylation specificity factor subunit 7-like isoform X2, producing the protein MAGTGTSADGNTQDLDIYDDNFNHNGEDEMNDLYDDVLTGSVSRERLPNETVPSKKDDRPTKEEWTSDTDLTTMAQTLGVKDIVEIKFAENRANGQSRGYAEVVVATEESLQKLLEALPYCQMNGEKVDCRFATRQNLAVFEAMANKRVPQRANSKESTDSTDKHPSAPSLEPNSIPHIPPPPHHLPNRPPPLSVPFFSRPPPLFPLLPPHIPPPSMPHLFPPPPLHLHSQPPPSSLHLNPAFFPPAHDSYSTTSAYSRLNRDSDAPTPLVPDGEFEELMNRNRAIASSAITKAVSGATAGDLRVAMETLLTAIAVIKQSRVFGDERCQTLVTSLKDCLVSIQANFGTRKRHRSRERERDRDRERDRERERDRDREDFYSQGWESAGMSRRHRERSSSGERDRERLRERDRHRDHRERHR; encoded by the exons ATGGCGGGTACAGGTACCTCAGCCGATGGGAACACCCAAGACCTAGATAtctacgatgacaatttcaaCCACAACGGAGAG GATGAGATGAATGATCTTTATGACGACGTCCTCACGGGTTCTGTGAGTCGGGAGAGACTTCCTAATGAGACCGTCCCTTCCAAGAAAGACGACAGGCCAACGAAGGAGGAA tgGACCTCAGATACAGATTTGACTACCATGGCCCAGACTCTGGGGGTCAAGGACATTGTCGAGATCAAATTTGCAGAGAACAGAGCCAATGGCCAGTCTAGAGG ATATGCTGAGGTTGTGGTGGCCACAGAAGAGTCATTGCAGAAATTGCTGGAGGCGCTACCCTACTGTCAAATGAATGGGGAGAAGGTGGACTGTCGCTTTGCCACTCGACAGAATCTTGCTGTGTTCGAGGCCATGGCCAACAAAC GTGTCCCCCAGCGGGCTAACTCGAAGGAGTCCACAGACTCGACAGATAAACATCCTTCCGCGCCGTCTCTGGAGCCCAACTCCATCCCTCACatacctcctcccccacaccacctccccaaCAGGCCCCCTCCGCTGTCCGTTCCCTTCTTCAGCCGGCCTCCTccactctttcccctcctcccaccacacaTCCCACCTCCCAGCATGCCCCACTTgttccccccaccacccctccacctgcaCAGCCAgccgcccccctccagcctccatctGAACCCAGCCTTCTTTCCTCCAGCACACGACAGCTACAGCACAACCTCAGCCTACAGCCGACTCAA CCGGGACAGCGACGCCCCTACACCCCTGGTTCCAGATGGGGAGTTTGAGGAGCTGATGAACAGGAATAGAGCCATAGCCAGCAGTGCCATCACCAAGGCTGTGTCTGGGGCAACGGCAG GAGACCTGCGTGTGGCCATGGAAACACTTCTAACGGCCATCGCTGTCATTAAACAGTCCAGAGTGTTCGGAGATGAGCGATGTCAAACCCTGGTCACCTCACTTAAAGACTGCCTTGTCTCCATTCAAGCAAACTTTGGCACCAG GAAAAGACATCgttccagagagagggagagagaccgtgACAGGGAGCGAGATCGTGAGCGGGAAAGGGACAGGGACCGAGAGGACTTCTACAGCCAGGGTTGGGAGTCTGCTGGGATGTCACGACGACACAGAGAGCGTTCCTCAAGTggggagcgagacagagagaggctgcgAGAACGAGACAGGCACCGGGACCATCGAGAGAGACACCGCTAA
- the LOC134028396 gene encoding cleavage and polyadenylation specificity factor subunit 7-like isoform X1 — MAGTGTSADGNTQDLDIYDDNFNHNGEDEMNDLYDDVLTGSVSRERLPNETVPSKKDDRPTKEEVSATSILNTRSAAPTKRLAVYVGNFSWWTSDTDLTTMAQTLGVKDIVEIKFAENRANGQSRGYAEVVVATEESLQKLLEALPYCQMNGEKVDCRFATRQNLAVFEAMANKRVPQRANSKESTDSTDKHPSAPSLEPNSIPHIPPPPHHLPNRPPPLSVPFFSRPPPLFPLLPPHIPPPSMPHLFPPPPLHLHSQPPPSSLHLNPAFFPPAHDSYSTTSAYSRLNRDSDAPTPLVPDGEFEELMNRNRAIASSAITKAVSGATAGDLRVAMETLLTAIAVIKQSRVFGDERCQTLVTSLKDCLVSIQANFGTRKRHRSRERERDRDRERDRERERDRDREDFYSQGWESAGMSRRHRERSSSGERDRERLRERDRHRDHRERHR, encoded by the exons ATGGCGGGTACAGGTACCTCAGCCGATGGGAACACCCAAGACCTAGATAtctacgatgacaatttcaaCCACAACGGAGAG GATGAGATGAATGATCTTTATGACGACGTCCTCACGGGTTCTGTGAGTCGGGAGAGACTTCCTAATGAGACCGTCCCTTCCAAGAAAGACGACAGGCCAACGAAGGAGGAAGTTAGCGCAACATCAATACTGAACACTCGCAGTGCTGCACCAACCAAAAGACTGGCAGTCTATGTAGGCAACTTCTCCTGG tgGACCTCAGATACAGATTTGACTACCATGGCCCAGACTCTGGGGGTCAAGGACATTGTCGAGATCAAATTTGCAGAGAACAGAGCCAATGGCCAGTCTAGAGG ATATGCTGAGGTTGTGGTGGCCACAGAAGAGTCATTGCAGAAATTGCTGGAGGCGCTACCCTACTGTCAAATGAATGGGGAGAAGGTGGACTGTCGCTTTGCCACTCGACAGAATCTTGCTGTGTTCGAGGCCATGGCCAACAAAC GTGTCCCCCAGCGGGCTAACTCGAAGGAGTCCACAGACTCGACAGATAAACATCCTTCCGCGCCGTCTCTGGAGCCCAACTCCATCCCTCACatacctcctcccccacaccacctccccaaCAGGCCCCCTCCGCTGTCCGTTCCCTTCTTCAGCCGGCCTCCTccactctttcccctcctcccaccacacaTCCCACCTCCCAGCATGCCCCACTTgttccccccaccacccctccacctgcaCAGCCAgccgcccccctccagcctccatctGAACCCAGCCTTCTTTCCTCCAGCACACGACAGCTACAGCACAACCTCAGCCTACAGCCGACTCAA CCGGGACAGCGACGCCCCTACACCCCTGGTTCCAGATGGGGAGTTTGAGGAGCTGATGAACAGGAATAGAGCCATAGCCAGCAGTGCCATCACCAAGGCTGTGTCTGGGGCAACGGCAG GAGACCTGCGTGTGGCCATGGAAACACTTCTAACGGCCATCGCTGTCATTAAACAGTCCAGAGTGTTCGGAGATGAGCGATGTCAAACCCTGGTCACCTCACTTAAAGACTGCCTTGTCTCCATTCAAGCAAACTTTGGCACCAG GAAAAGACATCgttccagagagagggagagagaccgtgACAGGGAGCGAGATCGTGAGCGGGAAAGGGACAGGGACCGAGAGGACTTCTACAGCCAGGGTTGGGAGTCTGCTGGGATGTCACGACGACACAGAGAGCGTTCCTCAAGTggggagcgagacagagagaggctgcgAGAACGAGACAGGCACCGGGACCATCGAGAGAGACACCGCTAA
- the sdhaf2 gene encoding succinate dehydrogenase assembly factor 2, mitochondrial: MLSAVAAKRLVSGVCQTSWRSGVTGLMSARAYRGEAPEDSKGDLIEIPLPPWTEKAGETVDIKRRRLLYESRKRGMLENCILLSLFSKRYLNTMSETQLQQYDRLINEPSNDWDIYYWATEAHPTPEVYDGEVMDMLKEFTKNRDQEQRLDAPNLEYLDKSSQ; this comes from the exons ATGTTGTCTGCAGTTGCTGCGAAAAGA TTGGTCAGTGGGGTGTGCCAGACGTCATGGCGATCTGGAGTGACAGGCCTAATGTCAGCACGGGCATACCGTGGAGAGGCACCTGAGGATTCGAAAGGTGACCTAATTGAgatccctctgcccccctggaCAGAGAAGGCCGGAGAGACTGTTGACATCAAGAGGAGACGGCTGTTGTATGAGAGTCGCAAGAGGGGAATGCTGGAGAACTGCATACTGCTCAG TCTTTTTTCCAAGCGGTACTTGAACACCATGAGTGAGACTCAGCTGCAACAATATGACAGACTGATTAATGAGCCCAGCAACGACTGGGACATCTACTACTGGGCTACAG AGGCCCACCCCACACCTGAGGTGTACGACGGAGAGGTGATGGACATGCTAAAAGAGTTCACTAAGAACCGGGACCAGGAACAGAGGCTCGATGCCCCCAACCTGGAGTACCTGGACAAGAGCAGCCAGTGA